A stretch of Henckelia pumila isolate YLH828 chromosome 4, ASM3356847v2, whole genome shotgun sequence DNA encodes these proteins:
- the LOC140867781 gene encoding mediator of RNA polymerase II transcription subunit 13 isoform X1 — MMWTNVFKLGGLNQISWFQFLPHEFDFSTLPDKSVKLDQKDALPRLVLSAHQQLQNEGFLSTWTNSFVGPWDPSQGLHNPDEKIKLWLFLPGQHSSVAEKAQLSVSRLRVLASGLWVAPGDSEEVAAALSQALRNCIERALRGLSYVRFGDVFSKHHPFIQNEELFRRGQPVAEFIFAATEETIFVHVIISAKHVRALSSGDIESFINRSTRHANERISVVVSPHGMRGKLTGCCPSNLVKQVYLRPGKFRGSNGIVGLPYHASQGPGPPSQLMGQNCYVEVTLGCLDKTVHSHKNSQPPGIENPAIVRGTQIGSSENLSICDKVFVYPAEAVLFPVKQTSFARSALKRFWMQNWAGPSVSGCSIFMHCDEWVDSRGGSLLEPSGTRSQHGNHSSSNSNCSSNCSISSSSSESDRKTLGAGDLEADADSLMSRESGLSSLGQPQNADPKISQGSKRPRTGTSESFGQAGVVLNPSTSDYGTMEVNNTTSIVRVSNDQVGSYWGWDDDDRGMEMDIQALLSEFGGFGDFFENDTLPFGEPPGTAESHELPFHASDGGELGSSPCNSLMDVSDQLVLPVGFPTFDSYNHPPAPAPVENSSKNQEAIKGSASASAPALDTCTMPPLRGEFDHVLKAEALMTFAPEYGAVETPQSEISSVILRSPYVPKSCKVDSASSSNNYVYSATPPSPFCDGSDEKSTVHSGMKACTEKNDSNSFLKSEKYYTHVDKGNRQQIIGKFTNRDNHIFEGDDGVGSSQFSVLTQTNSEISNGSLREDNFLLSSRTVLATETECLLCQATMCRLRHTLLSPSKFSSAVLNGLPASGISNQVNVDPGIMVDNISSKSEFRKKETIPVRIAGDIDGGVLDGPLSAPVGVWRSVGMPKVAKTSTPTVEVCPSMPHNSFIEESMLSYGLRQPLQELLDGISFLVQQATSFVDVSLDADCGDGPYGLLALQEQCRRGFSCGPSMVHAGCGGVLASCHSLDIAGVELLDPLSVDVQASLTISLLQSDMKAALKSAFSCVDGPLSVIDWCKGRNQPNELGITCNGFSSESTASVSDCRDSSSTVTLSVGDPMSPSLSSVGGASSQKVSVSLDGTRGDEASERHLNQDTSLLESDQQLCLRFRPTVSVVPFPSILVGYQDDWLKTSVSSLQVWEKAPLEPYATPKHMNYYVVCPNIDPLITAASDFFLQLGTVYETCKLGTHAPQSLGNEMEIDSGKNNASGFVLLDCPQSMKIDTNNASMLGSISDYFLSLSNGWDLTCFLKTLSKVLKTLKLGSSTITNAKERNSVPCTVVYVICPFPEPLAVLQTVVESSIAIGSIIRSSDKERRSMMNNQVAKALSYSAAVDESFSNVLTLTGFSIPKLVLQIVTVDAIFRVTSPALNELIILKETAFTVYNKARRIARGVSTETLPPSLPGRSHSVLMQMASPGMWKDCVGSRIVGPSLQRENELDASLRPGTWDNSWHAARSGGLGCDPNRTGDVFSQDDIRCLFEPLFILAEPGSLDRGFSPFLGNPTFDSSKPLSDDCASNSFVQSSASSGSGDNARNTQSDALDSDGFASVHQKPLPSLHCCYGWTEDWRWMVCIWTDSRGELLDSYVYPFGGISSRQDTKGLQSLFIQILQQGCQILQACSPDISNAKPRDLVITRVGCYFELECQEWQKALYSAGGSDVKKWSVQLRRSFPDGIPPGSNGTSLQQQEMSLIQDRALPSSPSPLSSPHPKSSSFMKGGMGQPSSRKQMMGGHAVLDNSKGILQWVQNISFVSVSIDHSLQLVYQADSTYTGSNQGSAMSSQSGYLEGYTPVKSLGSTSASYVLIPSPSMRFLPPAVLQLPTCLTAESPPLAHLLHSKGSAIPLSTGFVVSQAVPSVRKDSRTFSKEERPSVLSVNLIDYYGSSNLNQEKSAKPVPKVLGKGVNSDAKDFEIETHLILESLAAELHALSWMTVSPAYLERRTALPFHCDMVLRLRRLLHFADKELSRLPDKARGS; from the exons ATGATGTGGACAAATGTTTTCAAACTT GGTGGTTTGAACCAGATTTCGTGGTTTCAGTTTCTTCCCCACGAATTTGATTTCAGCACTCTTCCTGATAAGAG TGTGAAATTGGACCAGAAAGATGCCTTGCCCCGTCTGGTGCTTTCAGCGCACCAGCAACTGCAGAATGAAGGATTTCTCAGTACATGGACCAATTCTTTTGTGGGTCCTTGGGACCCTTCGCAGGGTTTACATAATCCTG atGAAAAGATCAAGCTCTGGCTTTTCCTCCCCGGGCAACATTCATCTGTTGCTGAGAAGGCACAGCTTTCTGTTTCTAGGTTGAGAG TCCTTGCATCTGGACTTTGGGTGGCTCCTGGTGATTCAGAAGAAGTAGCTGCTGCCTTGTCCCAGGCTTTAAGGAACTGTATAGAAAG AGCTCTTAGGGGACTTTCTTATGTACGATTTGGAGATGTATTTTCAAAGCATCACCCATTTATACAGAATGAAGAACTGTTCAG GCGTGGTCAACCTGTTGCTGAGTTCATCTTTGCCGCAACAGAAGAAACAATTTTTGttcatgttattatatctgCTAA GCATGTTCGAGCTCTTTCAAGTGGAGACATCGAGTCATTCATCAACCGTTCTACTAGGCACGCCAATGAAAGAATATCAG TCGTTGTCTCCCCTCATGGGATGCGTGGAAAGCTTACTGGATGCTGTCCAAGTAATCTTGTGAAGCAAGTCTATCTGAG ACCTGGGAAGTTCAGAGGTTCAAATGGGATTGTAGGTCTACCTTACCATGCTTCTCAGGGGCCTGGACCGCCAAGTCAACTGATGGGACAAAACTGCTATGTTGAAGTGACACTTGGCTGCCTTGACAAGACGGTGCACTCACACAAGAACTCTCAGCCTCCTGGTATCGAGAACCCAGCTATAGTGAGAGGTACTCAGATTGGGTCATCCGAAAATCTTTCAATTTGTGATAAAGTCTTTGTATATCCTGCCGAGGCCGTTCTCTTTCCAGTTAAGCAGACATCTTTTGCTAGATCAGCTCTGAAGAG ATTCTGGATGCAAAATTGGGCTGGCCCATCAGTATCTGGTTGTTCTATTTTTATGCATTG TGATGAGTGGGTGGATTCAAGGGGAGGATCTTTGCTTGAACCAAGTGGAACTCGCTCTCAGCATGGCAATCACAGCAGTAGCAACAGTAATTGTAGTAGCAATTGCAGCATCAGTAGTTCCTCCAGTGAGAGTGATCGAAAAACTCTGGGAGCTGGTGATCTTGAGGCAGATGCAGATTCTTTAATGTCCAGAGAGTCTGGTTTGTCTTCATTGGGACAACCTCAGAATGCTGACCCCAAAATT TCGCAGGGTTCTAAGCGGCCACGAACAGGAACATCAGAATCATTCGGTCAAGCTGGTGTGGTTTTAAATCCTTCCACAAGTGATTATGGTACCATGGAAGTCAACAACACCACGTCCATTGTTAGGGTTTCAAATGATCAAGTTGGGTCTTATTGGGGTTGGGATGATGATGATAGAGGCATGGAAATGGATATTCAAGCATTGCTGTCAGAGTTTGGTGGTTTTGGTGACTTTTTTGAGAACGACACTTTGCCGTTCGGGGAG CCTCCAGGAACTGCAGAGTCTCACGAACTCCCGTTTCATGCATCTGATGGTGGAGAGCTAGGTAGCAGCCCCTGCAACTCACTGATGGATGTCTCTGATCAATTGGTTTTGCCAGTAGGTTTTCCAACCTTTGATAGCTATAATCACCCACCAGCTCCTGCACCTGTGGAAAATTCAAGCAAAAATCAGGAGGCCATAAAGGGTTCTGCTTCTGCTTCTGCTCCTGCTCTTGACACCTGCACTATGCCACCACTTAGAGGCGAGTTTGATCATGTTTTAAAGGCGGAAGCGCTTATGACATTTGCTCCAGAATATGGAGCTGTGGAAACCCCTCAGAGTGAGATATCCTCTGTGATACTACGAAGTCCATATGTTCCAAAATCTTGCAAAGTGGATTCAGCTTCAAGCTCGAACAATTATGTGTACTCTGCAACTCCACCTTCTCCTTTCTGTGATGGATCTGATGAGAAATCTACCGTTCATTCAGGCATGAAAGCATGCACTGAAAAGAATGAttctaattcctttttaaaGTCAGAGAAATACTACACACATGTTGACAAAGGAAACAGGCAGCAAATAATTGGAAAGTTCACTAACCGTGACAATCACATTTTTGAAGGTGACGATGGAGTTGGATCATCACAATTTTCTGTTCTCACTCAGACAAATTCCGAAATAAGCAATGGCTCGTTGAGGGAAGATAATTTTCTTCTATCTTCTAGGACTGTCCTTGCAACAGAAACCGAGTGCCTCTTGTGCCAGGCCACCATGTGCAGGTTGCGGCATACGTTGCTGTCTCCTAGCAAATTTTCATCTGCAGTCTTGAATGGGTTACCTGCCAGTGGCATTTCCAATCAGGTCAATGTTGATCCAGGCATCATGGTGGACAATATTTCAAGTAAATCTGAGtttagaaagaaagaaaccataCCTGTTAGGATAGCTGGTGATATAGATGGAGGTGTACTTGATGGGCCATTGAGTGCACCTGTTGGTGTTTGGCGTTCTGTTGGAATGCCTAAAGTTGCAAAAACAAGTACTCCAACTGTGGAAGTTTGTCCATCCATGCCTCACAATTCATTCATCGAAGAAAGCATGCTTTCTTATGGACTTCGGCAGCCACTTCAGGAACTTCTTGATGGCATATCATTTCTTGTACAACAAGCTACTTCATTCGTTGATGTGTCTCTGGATGCTGATTGTGGTGATGGGCCCTATGGTTTGCTTGCACTTCAAGAGCAGTGTAGGCGTGGGTTTTCATGTGGACCCTCTATGGTACATGCTGGTTGTGGAGGAGTTTTGGCTTCTTGTCATTCCTTGGATATCGCTGGCGTGGAGCTCCTTGATCCACTCTCGGTTGAT GTTCAGGCATCTCTAACAATtagtttgttgcaatcagacaTGAAAGCAGCTCTAAAATCTGCATTTAGCTGTGTGGATGGTCCTCTATCTGTTATTGATTGGTGCAAGGGCCGCAACCAACCCAATGAATTAGGAATAACATGCAATGGATTTTCTTCAGAATCTACTGCAAGTGTGAGCGATTGTCGGGATTCTTCAAGTACAGTAACACTATCAGTTGGAGATCCCATGAGCCCATCTCTGTCATCTGTTGGTGGTGCATCTTCCCAAAAAG TTTCTGTTTCATTAGATGGAACCAGAGGGGATGAGGCAAGTGAAAGGCATTTAAACCAGGACACTTCTTTATTGGAATCAGATCAGCAACTATGCTTACGGTTTCGCCCCACAGTTTCTGTAGTTCCATTTCCTTCCATACTTGTTGG GTACCAAGATGATTGGCTTAAGACATCAGTTAGCTCCTTACAAGTTTGGGAAAAGGCTCCCCTTGAACCATATGCAACCCCAAAACAT ATGAACTACTATGTTGTATGTCCAAATATCGATCCACTCATTACAGCGGCCTCAGACTTTTTTCTGCAGCTTGGAACTG TTTATGAAACTTGCAAGCTGGGAACCCATGCGCCCCAAAGTCTTGGGAATGAGATGGAAATAGATTCTGGAAAAAATAATGCTTCTGGTTTTGTCTTGCTCGATTGTCCCCAATCGATGAAGATAGATACAAATAATGCATCTATGCTGGGTTCGATTAGTGATTATTTTCTCTCTCTGTCCAATGGCTGGGATCTGACTTGCTTTCTAAAGACTCTTTCCAAGGTTCTCAAAACCTTAAAACTTGGTTCATCTACAATCACAAATGCAAAGGAAAGAAATAGTGTACCATGCACT GTAGTCTATGTGATATGCCCCTTTCCCGAGCCACTTGCAGTTCTACAAACTGTGGTTGAATCCTCTATTGCTATTGGATCAATCATTCGGTCTTCTGATAAAGAGAGGAGATCTATGATGAACAATCAAGTTGCAAAAGCATTGAGTTACTCAGCAGCTGTGGATGAGTCGTTTTCTAATGTATTAACTCTCACAGGATTTAGCATCCCTAAGTTGGTACTGCAAATTGTGACGGTGGATGCCATTTTTCGGGTAACTAGTCCGGCACTTAACGAGCTCATCATTTTGAAGGAAACTGCTTTCACTGTTTACAATAAAGCTCGCCGAATTGCACGCGGAGTCTCCACAGAGACTTTGCCTCCATCTCTGCCAGGAAGGTCTCACTCAGTCTTAATGCAGATGGCTTCGCCAGGTATGTGGAAAGACTGTGTTGGTTCTCGAATTGTGGGACCATCTCTTCAGAGAGAAAATGAACTTGATGCAAGCTTGAGACCAGGTACGTGGGATAACTCTTGGCACGCAGCAAGGAGTGGGGGACTTGGATGTGATCCCAACAGAACTGGAGATGTCTTTTCCCAAGATGACATTCGCTGTTTATTCGAGCCACTTTTTATCCTCGCAGAACCTGGTTCCCTTGACCGTGGGTTTTCTCCCTTTTTGGGGAATCCTACTTTTGATTCATCGAAGCCATTATCAGATGATTGTGCAAGTAACAGCTTTGTGCAGAGTTCTGCATCATCAGGTAGTGGAGATAATGCTCGTAATACTCAGTCGGATGCCCTGGATTCAGATGGTTTTGCATCTGTTCATCAAAAACCACTCCCCAGTCTGCATTGTTGTTATGGGTGGACCGAGGATTGGCGTTGGATGGTGTGCATATGGACTGATTCGAGAGGTGAACTGCTCGATAGTTATGTCTACCCTTTTGGAGGTATCAGCAGTCGGCAAGACACCAAGGGTCTGCAGTCCCTTTTTATTCAAATACTGCAACAAGGATGCCAGATTCTTCAGGCTTGTTCTCCTGATATTTCTAATGCTAAGCCTAGAGATCTAGTTATCACGCGAGTTGGATGTTATTTTGAACTCGAGTGCCAGG AGTGGCAGAAAGCTTTGTATTCAGCTGGGGGTTCCGACGTTAAGAAGTGGTCTGTGCAGCTTCGACGGTCATTCCCTGATGGAATTCCTCCTGGTAGCAATGGAACTTCTTTGCAGCAGCAGGAAATGAGTTTAATTCAAGACAGAGCATTACCTTCTTCACCGAGCCCATTGTCTAGTCCTCATCCCAAGTCTTCGTCCTTCATGAAAGGTGGTATGGGGCAACCTTCCTCCAGAAAGCAGATGATGGGCGGGCATGCAGTATTGGACAATTCGAAGGGCATACTGCAGTGGGTGCAGAACATCAGCTTTGTCTCAGTCTCAATCGATCACTCCCTACAACTAGTGTATCAAGCAGATTCTACATATACTG GATCAAATCAGGGTAGTGCCATGTCAAGCCAATCAGGCTATCTCGAAGGATACACTCCTGTGAAATCCCTTGGCTCTACTTCTGCATCCTATGTTTTAATCCCATCACCGAGCATGCGTTTTCTGCCTCCTGCAGTTCTTCAGCTCCCTACATGTCTCACTGCAGAGTCGCCTCCTCTCGCTCACCTTTTGCACAGCAAAGGGTCTGCAATTCCCTTATCCACTGGTTTTGTGGTTTCACAAGCCGTACCTTCAGTGAGGAAAGATTCCAGAACCTTTTCCAAAGAGGAACGGCCTTCGGTCCTTTCTGTCAATTTAATTGACTACTATGGAAGTAGCAACTTAAATCAAGAAAAATCAGCCAAGCCTGTCCCAAAGGTATTAGGAAAAGGAGTAAACTCTGATGCCAAAGATTTTGAAATTGAGACGCACTTGATTCTCGAAAGTTTAGCAGCAGAACTTCACGCTCTGTCCTGGATGACAGTTAGCCCCGCCTACTTGGAGAGGCGAACTGCCCTGCCTTTCCATTGTGACATGGTTTTAAGACTTAGAAGGCTTCTTCATTTTGCTGATAAAGAACTCTCTCGGCTTCCAGACAAGGCACGAGGATCGTGA